One window of Chamaesiphon minutus PCC 6605 genomic DNA carries:
- the ftsH gene encoding ATP-dependent zinc metalloprotease FtsH, with protein sequence MDNSSQVKSKQFSKSLWRLAASLPIALGVVWGNPVLAKPDPNTLTYGELFKEVDRGVVSKLELDPVSKIAKVTVADPTASGKQRIKEAVLLDDNSELYNKLNAKGVEFSVQKSADRNAIFGLLGNILLLVFVITVLSAIIRRSGNASGQALSFGKSRARFQMQAKTGVMFDDVAGIEEAKEELQEVVTFLQEPERFTSVGAKIPKGVLLVGSPGTGKTLMAKAIAGEAGVPFFSISGSEFVEMFVGVGASRVRDLFKKAKENAPCLIFIDEIDAVGRQRGVGIGGGNDEREQTLNQLLTEMDGFEGNNGVIIIAATNRPDVLDTALLRPGRFDRQVQVDPPDFKGRLAILQVHSRDKKVDPEVSLEVIARRTPGFTGADLANLMNEAAIFTARRHKEAITMSEINDAIDRVVMGMEGRSLADGKKRRLVAYHEIGHALVGAIVGYKPLQKVTILPRGRSAGSAWYMPDEEQGLVSRAEFLADIATTMGGRAAEEVIFGSSEVTAGASGDIEMVTNTARNMITRYGMSSLGQFALSSDGDCSEEIAAKIDNEIRNLVEAGHHKAVEIITENRQLVDVLTDLLLDKETIEGEEFRQIIDREMGRKEVIQAKPALASS encoded by the coding sequence TAACCCAGTGTTGGCCAAACCCGATCCCAATACGCTTACCTACGGAGAACTATTTAAAGAGGTCGATCGTGGGGTAGTCTCGAAGCTCGAACTCGATCCGGTCAGTAAGATAGCCAAAGTTACAGTAGCCGATCCAACCGCTAGTGGCAAACAGCGGATTAAAGAAGCGGTGTTGCTAGATGATAATTCCGAGCTGTATAACAAGCTCAACGCCAAAGGCGTCGAATTTAGCGTTCAGAAATCTGCCGATCGCAATGCCATTTTTGGGCTGCTCGGTAATATCCTGTTATTAGTGTTCGTAATTACCGTACTATCGGCCATTATCCGTCGATCGGGAAATGCTTCGGGACAAGCTTTGAGCTTTGGCAAATCCCGCGCCCGCTTTCAGATGCAGGCCAAAACAGGTGTGATGTTCGACGATGTAGCGGGGATTGAAGAAGCCAAAGAAGAACTTCAAGAAGTAGTGACTTTTCTGCAAGAGCCAGAACGGTTTACTTCTGTCGGTGCCAAAATCCCCAAAGGGGTACTCTTGGTAGGGTCGCCAGGAACGGGTAAAACCTTGATGGCCAAAGCGATCGCAGGTGAGGCAGGCGTCCCATTCTTTAGTATTTCTGGTTCGGAATTTGTCGAAATGTTCGTCGGTGTGGGTGCTTCTCGCGTCCGCGATTTATTTAAAAAAGCTAAAGAGAATGCTCCTTGTTTGATCTTCATCGATGAAATCGACGCAGTGGGTCGTCAGCGGGGCGTAGGCATTGGTGGCGGTAACGACGAGCGCGAACAGACCCTCAATCAATTACTGACCGAGATGGACGGATTTGAGGGCAATAACGGCGTAATTATTATCGCTGCTACCAACCGCCCCGATGTATTAGATACGGCCTTATTACGTCCGGGACGATTCGATCGACAGGTGCAAGTAGATCCGCCCGATTTTAAAGGTCGCTTGGCGATTTTACAGGTACACAGTCGCGACAAAAAAGTCGATCCGGAAGTTTCGCTCGAAGTCATTGCGCGCCGGACGCCAGGATTTACTGGTGCAGATCTGGCCAACTTGATGAACGAAGCAGCGATTTTTACCGCGCGGCGGCATAAAGAAGCCATTACCATGTCAGAAATTAACGATGCGATCGATCGGGTCGTGATGGGCATGGAAGGTCGTTCTCTAGCTGATGGCAAAAAGCGACGCCTCGTTGCTTATCATGAAATCGGGCACGCGCTCGTCGGTGCGATCGTCGGCTACAAGCCGCTCCAAAAGGTCACCATCCTCCCACGCGGTCGGTCGGCAGGTTCGGCCTGGTACATGCCCGATGAAGAGCAGGGGCTGGTTTCTCGTGCTGAATTTTTAGCAGATATTGCGACGACGATGGGCGGACGAGCCGCAGAAGAAGTTATTTTTGGCTCTTCGGAAGTAACTGCTGGGGCTAGTGGTGATATTGAAATGGTCACCAATACCGCACGCAATATGATAACGCGCTATGGCATGTCGAGCCTCGGCCAATTTGCCCTCAGCTCGGATGGCGATTGTTCGGAGGAGATTGCCGCAAAAATTGATAATGAAATTCGCAATCTCGTCGAAGCCGGACATCATAAAGCAGTGGAAATTATCACTGAGAATCGGCAACTAGTTGACGTACTCACCGATTTATTACTGGATAAAGAAACGATCGAAGGCGAAGAGTTTCGCCAAATTATCGATCGCGAAATGGGACGCAAGGAAGTCATCCAAGCTAAACCCGCTCTAGCTAGTTCTTAA
- a CDS encoding peptidylprolyl isomerase: MQKSFQRLIVVSLLMGTLILGACDSPKRPQSDSSSSTPTAASTPAPASNTNQFPGLPRLNGKATVVMTVRGNKQITIELDGNNAPISAGNFVDLVQKGFYNGLSFHRVVRQPQPFVVQGGDPKGNGTGGYVPTGSSTERRIPLEIKPKGAAAPVYGQTITDVPELQHKRGTIAMARSQSPDSASSQFYFTLADIAFLDGNYAVFGKITNGLDIIDTIQQGDKITSAKVTQGIENLKK; encoded by the coding sequence ATGCAGAAATCATTTCAACGCTTAATCGTAGTTAGTTTACTCATGGGTACCCTGATTTTGGGTGCTTGCGATAGTCCCAAAAGACCGCAATCCGATAGTTCTTCTAGCACGCCAACAGCGGCTAGCACTCCCGCTCCAGCAAGTAATACCAACCAGTTTCCCGGACTACCCAGACTCAATGGCAAAGCGACAGTAGTGATGACTGTCAGAGGTAACAAACAAATTACGATCGAGTTAGATGGTAATAATGCCCCCATTAGTGCGGGTAACTTTGTCGATTTAGTCCAAAAAGGATTTTATAACGGCCTGAGTTTTCATCGTGTCGTCCGCCAACCACAGCCTTTTGTCGTCCAAGGCGGCGACCCCAAAGGTAATGGTACTGGTGGTTACGTCCCCACCGGATCGAGTACAGAGCGACGGATTCCCCTCGAAATTAAGCCCAAAGGCGCAGCAGCACCAGTATACGGTCAGACTATTACAGACGTGCCCGAACTCCAGCACAAACGCGGTACGATCGCCATGGCTCGATCTCAGTCACCCGATTCGGCATCTTCCCAGTTTTATTTTACTCTTGCCGATATTGCGTTCCTCGATGGTAATTATGCTGTCTTCGGTAAAATCACCAACGGGTTAGACATCATCGACACCATTCAACAAGGCGATAAAATTACCTCAGCGAAGGTAACTCAAGGAATTGAGAATCTTAAGAAATAA
- a CDS encoding beta-ketoacyl-ACP synthase: MQVVITGIGFRSALGNLTDTWQAAIDDRSAIRWHRPFADLSPLPLALIATQPQHVLDLTLTVVAEAVRDAGLSLPLPDCGVAIGSSRSCQSQWEHFTANLPNEPDLTNWLDTLPHSPAIATAKYIGSRSAVLAPMAACATGIWSIAQAVNLMRSGACERAIAGAVEAPITPLTIAGFTQMGALATTGCYPFDVRREGLVLGEAGAVLILETAELARSRGAKIYGEILGFGLTNDAYHMCAMDESGTAGEKAIWQCLERSHLSPADIDYIHAHGTSTPLNDRRESQLIQQIFPDGVAISSTKGATGHTLGASGAVGVAFCLQAIATQTLPPCVGLKNPEFDLDLVTVPRQTDVNNLLCLSFGFGGQNTAIALKKC, translated from the coding sequence ATGCAAGTTGTGATTACCGGGATTGGGTTTAGATCTGCATTGGGCAACTTGACGGACACTTGGCAAGCCGCGATCGACGATCGATCCGCGATTAGATGGCATCGACCGTTTGCCGATTTATCCCCACTGCCATTAGCTTTAATTGCTACCCAGCCGCAACACGTTCTCGATCTCACTCTTACCGTTGTGGCTGAAGCAGTCCGAGATGCGGGTTTGAGCTTACCATTACCCGATTGTGGCGTGGCGATCGGTTCGAGTCGGAGTTGTCAGTCACAATGGGAACACTTCACCGCCAATCTTCCGAACGAGCCAGATTTAACTAATTGGCTAGATACGTTACCCCACAGTCCGGCGATCGCTACAGCTAAATATATTGGCTCTCGATCGGCTGTATTAGCCCCAATGGCGGCTTGTGCGACGGGGATCTGGTCGATCGCGCAAGCTGTGAATTTGATGCGTTCTGGAGCCTGCGAGCGGGCGATCGCGGGAGCTGTCGAAGCCCCGATTACACCACTGACGATCGCGGGTTTTACCCAAATGGGTGCCTTGGCGACGACGGGTTGTTATCCATTCGATGTGCGGCGGGAAGGGTTAGTTTTAGGCGAGGCGGGGGCGGTATTGATCTTAGAGACGGCGGAATTAGCTAGATCGCGCGGTGCCAAGATTTATGGGGAAATATTAGGATTTGGCTTGACGAATGATGCTTACCACATGTGTGCGATGGACGAGTCAGGAACGGCGGGTGAAAAAGCAATCTGGCAATGTTTAGAGCGATCGCATCTTAGTCCCGCCGATATCGATTATATCCACGCTCACGGTACGAGTACGCCCCTCAACGATCGCCGTGAAAGCCAATTAATTCAGCAAATCTTTCCCGATGGCGTCGCAATTAGTTCCACAAAAGGAGCGACGGGACATACATTAGGGGCATCAGGTGCTGTTGGCGTTGCATTTTGCTTGCAAGCGATCGCGACTCAAACTTTACCACCCTGTGTTGGTTTAAAGAATCCTGAATTCGATCTCGATTTAGTTACCGTTCCCCGCCAGACAGATGTAAATAATTTGCTGTGTCTGAGTTTTGGCTTTGGCGGACAGAATACCGCGATCGCTTTAAAAAAATGTTAG
- a CDS encoding sulfate/molybdate ABC transporter ATP-binding protein — protein sequence MGISVKNVSKRFGSFQAVDSVDLEIESGALVALLGPSGSGKSTLLRLIAGLETPDSGRIWLTGTDATHQSVQERNIGFVFQHYALFKHLTIRENIGFGLKIRKASPARIKARADELLELVQLSGLGDRYPSQLSGGQRQRVALARSLAVEPKVLLLDEPFGALDAKVRKDLRAWLRRLHDEVHVTTVFVTHDQEEAMEVADKIVVMNKGQIEQVGTAAEIYDRPASAFVMSFIGPVNVLPSSADIFQNNGFEANHPQVYLRPQDISIETEPDSSLTAATVTRIIHLGWEIQAELALADGQVISAHLTRDRFDELHLEPQQKVYIKPKEAKSFPLYYSI from the coding sequence ATGGGTATATCAGTAAAAAATGTATCGAAACGATTTGGCAGCTTTCAAGCAGTCGATAGTGTCGATCTCGAAATCGAATCGGGCGCGCTAGTGGCTCTACTCGGCCCTTCAGGCTCTGGAAAATCGACATTATTGCGACTGATTGCTGGACTCGAAACGCCCGATAGCGGTAGAATTTGGCTGACTGGCACCGATGCCACCCATCAGAGCGTTCAAGAGCGCAATATCGGCTTTGTATTTCAACATTACGCATTATTCAAACACCTCACAATTCGGGAAAATATTGGTTTTGGCTTGAAGATTCGCAAGGCAAGTCCGGCGAGAATCAAAGCTAGAGCCGATGAATTGCTAGAACTGGTACAGTTGTCGGGATTGGGCGATCGCTACCCTTCTCAATTATCCGGCGGACAGAGACAGCGCGTGGCTTTGGCGCGATCGCTCGCTGTCGAACCCAAAGTATTATTACTAGACGAACCCTTTGGCGCGTTAGATGCCAAAGTCCGAAAGGATTTGCGCGCCTGGTTGCGCCGCCTGCATGACGAGGTACATGTAACGACGGTATTCGTCACCCACGATCAGGAGGAGGCGATGGAAGTGGCCGATAAAATTGTGGTGATGAATAAAGGTCAAATCGAGCAAGTCGGCACCGCAGCGGAGATTTACGACCGACCAGCGAGTGCATTTGTAATGAGCTTTATCGGCCCCGTAAACGTGTTACCCAGCAGTGCTGATATTTTCCAAAATAACGGCTTTGAAGCCAATCATCCCCAAGTATATCTCCGCCCCCAAGATATCTCGATCGAGACCGAGCCAGATAGTTCGCTGACAGCCGCAACGGTCACGCGCATCATTCATTTGGGCTGGGAAATTCAGGCAGAATTAGCTCTAGCCGACGGGCAAGTTATTTCGGCACATCTGACTCGCGATCGCTTCGATGAGTTACATTTAGAACCGCAGCAAAAGGTGTATATCAAACCCAAAGAAGCCAAATCTTTTCCCTTGTATTATTCGATTTAA
- a CDS encoding RrF2 family transcriptional regulator: MLVELSSRLEYALVALLEIADRQAQGKPLKVNEIAASQSLPERYLDQIFTLLKRQGILSSQRGMKGGYLLARELWQITLLDVVIAIEGSGDRKKVDPATPNTLEKTVIVETFSGIKDSVNDILKSYTLQDLAKTLEAQRQNSPMYYI, encoded by the coding sequence ATGCTTGTGGAACTATCTTCTCGACTAGAATATGCTTTAGTTGCTCTGCTCGAAATCGCCGACAGGCAGGCACAAGGCAAGCCGCTCAAGGTAAATGAGATTGCGGCTAGTCAATCTTTGCCAGAACGATATCTCGATCAGATCTTTACATTGCTCAAACGTCAGGGCATTCTCTCTAGTCAACGGGGGATGAAAGGTGGCTATTTACTCGCCAGAGAACTGTGGCAGATTACGCTGCTAGATGTCGTCATCGCGATCGAAGGTAGTGGCGATCGTAAAAAAGTCGATCCGGCTACTCCCAATACGCTCGAAAAAACCGTCATTGTAGAAACATTTTCAGGTATTAAAGATTCGGTAAACGATATTCTTAAAAGTTATACACTTCAAGATTTAGCAAAGACATTAGAAGCTCAACGGCAAAACAGTCCAATGTATTACATTTGA
- the cysW gene encoding sulfate ABC transporter permease subunit CysW: MKNSNPANALVRQGPAKKPFNWIPPILIGLSLAYIILIIYIPAINVFYQAFHKGLEPFIANLSRSDFLNAVRITLLLALITVPINTVFGLCAAWSIARHQFPGRTLLLSIIDLPLSISPVVAGLMIMLLYGRQGWFGGWLQDRGIDIVFAFPGMALATAFVSMPFVVREVIPVLEEAGVDQEEAARTLGASDWQIFWRVTLPNIRWGLMYGVLLTNARAMGEFGAVSVVSGNVANTTQSLPLFVEETYKQYETEAAFSAAVLLALLAAVTLIIKEVLESKTRIKDK, from the coding sequence ATGAAGAATAGTAATCCGGCCAATGCTTTAGTCCGTCAAGGGCCAGCGAAAAAACCATTTAATTGGATACCACCCATCTTAATCGGACTATCGCTCGCTTATATTATCCTGATTATTTATATTCCGGCAATTAACGTTTTTTATCAAGCATTTCATAAAGGGCTAGAACCATTTATAGCCAACCTTAGCCGCTCAGATTTTCTCAACGCGGTCAGAATTACCTTGTTGTTGGCTCTGATTACCGTCCCGATTAACACCGTATTTGGCTTGTGTGCGGCTTGGTCGATCGCGCGACATCAATTTCCCGGACGCACGTTATTATTGAGTATTATCGATTTACCCTTGTCGATTTCTCCCGTCGTCGCAGGCTTAATGATTATGCTGCTCTACGGACGTCAAGGTTGGTTTGGGGGCTGGTTGCAAGATCGCGGCATCGATATTGTATTTGCCTTTCCAGGGATGGCTTTGGCAACTGCTTTTGTCAGTATGCCATTTGTCGTTAGAGAAGTTATTCCCGTCCTCGAAGAAGCTGGTGTGGATCAAGAAGAAGCCGCTAGGACTCTCGGTGCCAGCGATTGGCAGATTTTTTGGCGGGTAACGCTACCCAATATTCGGTGGGGTTTGATGTATGGCGTATTGCTGACAAATGCCCGCGCGATGGGGGAATTTGGAGCCGTCTCGGTGGTATCTGGAAATGTGGCCAATACGACTCAAAGTTTGCCATTGTTTGTCGAAGAAACCTACAAACAATACGAAACCGAAGCCGCTTTTTCGGCAGCAGTTTTACTAGCTTTACTTGCCGCTGTGACGTTAATCATTAAGGAAGTTTTGGAAAGCAAAACGCGAATTAAAGATAAATAG
- the cysT gene encoding sulfate ABC transporter permease subunit CysT: MSNVIPASLVKPKPAWKQWFDRIRHLSWTWRLTWFYLSAMLFLPLVAMFTKAASDGWAKFWEVASSPIAISTYDITFTTSLIATLFNGLFGTAIAWVLVRYDFPGKRIVDASIDLPFALPTSVAGLTLATVYSDNGWIGSLFAPLGIKIAFTRLGVGMAMLFISLPFIVRTVQPVLIEMEKDIEEAAWCLGASDWQTFRQVILPPLLPSILTGMALGFSRAVGEYGSTVIIASNTPFKDLIAPVLIFQRLEQYDYAGATTIGVVLLLISLVLLLGINILQAWGQRYEE, from the coding sequence ATGAGCAACGTTATCCCCGCCTCTCTCGTCAAACCCAAACCAGCTTGGAAACAGTGGTTCGATCGCATTCGCCATTTATCATGGACGTGGCGACTGACTTGGTTTTACCTGAGTGCGATGCTATTTCTGCCCCTGGTAGCAATGTTTACCAAAGCGGCGAGCGATGGCTGGGCTAAATTTTGGGAAGTAGCTAGTAGCCCGATCGCCATATCGACCTACGATATTACCTTCACCACATCTTTAATCGCCACGCTATTTAACGGCTTGTTTGGTACCGCGATCGCGTGGGTCTTAGTACGGTATGATTTTCCTGGTAAACGGATTGTCGATGCTTCGATCGATCTACCCTTCGCGCTACCGACTTCAGTTGCGGGTCTGACTTTAGCCACAGTTTATAGCGATAATGGCTGGATTGGCAGTCTCTTCGCGCCACTTGGCATCAAAATCGCCTTCACGCGGTTGGGAGTAGGCATGGCGATGTTATTTATCTCGCTGCCATTCATCGTCCGCACCGTGCAACCCGTACTGATTGAGATGGAAAAAGATATCGAAGAAGCCGCATGGTGTCTGGGTGCATCGGATTGGCAAACTTTTCGACAAGTGATTTTGCCCCCACTCTTGCCGTCGATTTTGACGGGAATGGCTTTAGGATTTTCCCGTGCGGTCGGCGAATATGGTTCGACCGTAATTATCGCCTCGAATACACCTTTTAAAGACTTAATCGCCCCAGTGTTAATCTTCCAAAGATTGGAGCAATACGACTATGCTGGCGCAACGACAATTGGGGTAGTTTTATTGTTAATTTCATTAGTATTGCTCCTGGGAATTAATATCCTCCAAGCTTGGGGTCAACGTTATGAAGAATAG
- a CDS encoding Crp/Fnr family transcriptional regulator, with the protein MPTLTRTNITRHFQRRTTLPEEPDFFWKIAAGIVRTFTWTEAGEMIVLGIWGKGDIVGSSLSTIAPYEIECLTDITVEPIPVSNLVDMTEELLQHLRHNEEFIKIVHNRHIELSIVRLLNWLASRFGQAVEGGHLIDLLLTHQEISEIVGTSRVTATRIVGSLIERGIIQRHQRHFIVSLVGAASLKENQDPFWHYEI; encoded by the coding sequence ATGCCAACACTGACAAGAACGAACATCACCCGTCACTTCCAACGCCGGACAACCTTACCTGAGGAGCCAGATTTTTTCTGGAAAATAGCAGCAGGGATAGTGCGGACTTTTACCTGGACTGAGGCAGGCGAAATGATTGTCTTGGGAATCTGGGGTAAAGGGGATATTGTGGGTAGCAGTCTCTCAACGATCGCGCCTTATGAAATAGAATGTTTAACGGATATAACCGTTGAACCGATCCCGGTAAGCAACTTGGTAGATATGACTGAGGAGCTGCTTCAACATCTGCGCCACAACGAAGAATTTATCAAAATCGTCCACAATCGGCATATTGAATTATCAATCGTGCGATTATTGAATTGGTTGGCAAGTAGATTCGGACAAGCTGTGGAGGGCGGTCATTTAATCGATCTATTATTAACCCATCAAGAAATTTCAGAAATTGTTGGCACGTCGCGAGTTACGGCGACTCGGATCGTAGGATCTCTAATAGAGCGCGGAATTATTCAACGCCATCAGCGTCATTTTATAGTGTCGCTCGTTGGAGCAGCCTCTCTAAAAGAGAATCAAGATCCTTTCTGGCACTATGAAATTTAG
- a CDS encoding gamma-glutamylcyclotransferase family protein, with the protein MTDREPEFCNYFAYGSCMCPVDLQRTLQEAVEPYIVGTATLTGYRLGFYYYAQHRNCGALDIVPDRDSIVHGVLYRLPARLIPALDVRECVPQGGYRHELVTVQCQNRDYLQVKTYVVVDKLSTEYPPNDWYAGVVMRGAATCNLPTDYRYQLHEHIQRLQQQWHPCDFAAA; encoded by the coding sequence ATGACAGATAGGGAACCAGAATTTTGCAATTACTTTGCCTATGGTTCTTGCATGTGTCCTGTAGATTTACAGCGGACATTGCAAGAAGCAGTCGAGCCATATATTGTGGGGACGGCAACACTGACGGGTTATCGACTTGGCTTTTATTACTACGCCCAGCATCGTAACTGCGGAGCCTTAGACATCGTACCCGATCGAGACTCAATAGTTCATGGAGTCTTATATCGACTGCCTGCACGGTTAATTCCCGCCTTAGATGTGCGCGAATGCGTACCCCAAGGCGGCTACCGCCATGAATTGGTAACTGTGCAGTGTCAAAATCGGGATTATTTGCAGGTGAAGACTTATGTGGTAGTAGATAAATTGTCAACTGAATACCCCCCGAATGATTGGTATGCCGGAGTGGTGATGCGTGGTGCCGCTACCTGTAATTTACCCACTGATTATCGTTATCAACTCCACGAACATATCCAGCGACTTCAACAACAATGGCATCCTTGCGATTTTGCCGCTGCATAG
- a CDS encoding NIL domain-containing protein produces MPDLSLNESPIKVLTSIDINIPQQLHQEPVLAKLIGNYHLVVNFQAAILDRKATGGGWFNLNLEGHPQNIETALTYLQELGVEVFDRGSVPLVFANID; encoded by the coding sequence ATGCCAGATCTATCCTTAAATGAATCTCCAATAAAAGTCTTAACATCGATCGATATTAATATTCCTCAGCAATTACATCAGGAGCCAGTATTAGCTAAACTCATCGGTAACTATCATCTGGTCGTCAATTTTCAAGCAGCAATATTAGACCGCAAAGCTACTGGCGGCGGCTGGTTCAATCTTAATTTAGAAGGCCATCCCCAAAATATCGAAACCGCGCTGACATATCTCCAGGAGCTGGGGGTAGAAGTTTTCGATCGTGGTTCGGTGCCATTAGTGTTCGCAAATATCGATTAA
- the cysE gene encoding serine O-acetyltransferase produces the protein MPEFPIGIWIMNDTQPLTEIDRDDRSVISRDRFQSKISANPIEVAIADWQTIKQRDPAARNWVEILFCYPGFQAICCYRLCHWLYRLGVPFLPRIIASLTRFFTGIEIHPGAIIGKGVFIDHGTGVVIGETAIIGDGVVIYQGVTLGGTGKETGKRHPTLGDHVLVGAGAKILGNIQIGDRTNIGAGSVVLRDIPSDCTVVGIPGRVIRNGSRTIDPTQNLEYLPDLEAEVISKLFDRIKSLEQQVRDLDERLHPTSEGELKTAHLQDRTENDKEIEDFLYGAGI, from the coding sequence ATGCCAGAATTCCCGATCGGTATATGGATTATGAACGATACCCAACCTCTCACCGAGATCGATCGTGACGATCGATCTGTTATCTCCAGAGATCGCTTTCAATCTAAAATTAGTGCTAACCCGATCGAAGTAGCGATCGCCGATTGGCAAACCATTAAACAACGCGATCCAGCCGCCCGAAATTGGGTGGAGATCTTATTTTGTTATCCTGGTTTTCAGGCGATATGTTGCTACCGATTATGTCATTGGTTGTACCGTCTGGGAGTACCATTCTTGCCACGAATTATAGCTAGTTTGACTCGATTTTTTACAGGAATTGAAATTCATCCGGGTGCGATAATTGGCAAAGGAGTATTTATCGACCATGGTACGGGAGTTGTAATTGGTGAAACTGCAATTATTGGCGATGGCGTTGTTATTTATCAAGGTGTAACGCTCGGCGGTACTGGCAAAGAAACGGGTAAACGCCATCCCACCCTGGGCGATCATGTCTTAGTCGGTGCGGGTGCCAAGATTTTAGGCAACATTCAGATTGGAGATCGCACCAATATCGGTGCGGGTTCGGTGGTACTCAGAGATATTCCCAGCGACTGCACGGTTGTCGGCATTCCCGGACGCGTAATTCGCAATGGTAGTCGGACGATCGATCCAACTCAAAATTTGGAATATTTACCAGATCTAGAAGCTGAGGTCATTAGTAAGTTATTCGATCGTATTAAGAGTTTAGAACAACAAGTTCGAGATCTCGACGAGCGACTGCATCCGACTAGTGAAGGTGAGCTAAAAACCGCTCATCTTCAGGATAGAACGGAGAATGACAAAGAGATCGAAGATTTTCTTTATGGTGCGGGAATCTAA
- a CDS encoding IS4 family transposase → MLPELYHAHLSEKFTRGNYLLTILLIQVVQSIKEVTLESIATKLAMPIKFESRRKKVQRFLSNDEWDLDNVWLSLVIAWIKGNVKQNNIIYLAIDRTKWQSNNILMVSMIWRKRAIPIYWQMLDKQGNSTLENQQLVLTPVFAALSDYSLLVLGDREFCSVTLANWLREQKIDFCLRLKKNVCIKTEEELWTELKRLGLEPGNSFFNQEVTIRKTAPVEGFNLAGKWLGKYRNITTKEPWYILTSLADLQAAVDTYAKRFGIEEMFRDFKGGGYNLEKTNLTGERLSKLLILLSLAYLKSIIQGIDIKSKQVQEYLGRKTEHHRKYARHSTFYIGLWGESWVDSTSSNWQVVVELMSLSPHKLPNYQQGLRAMRLILSAL, encoded by the coding sequence ATGTTACCAGAATTGTATCATGCCCATTTGTCAGAAAAATTCACACGCGGTAACTACTTATTGACAATTTTATTGATTCAAGTAGTGCAATCTATTAAAGAAGTCACGCTAGAAAGCATCGCAACAAAACTAGCGATGCCAATTAAATTTGAAAGCAGAAGAAAAAAAGTCCAGAGATTTTTATCAAATGATGAATGGGATTTAGATAATGTTTGGTTATCACTAGTGATTGCTTGGATTAAAGGCAATGTCAAACAGAATAATATTATATATTTAGCAATAGATCGAACCAAATGGCAATCAAACAATATTTTGATGGTCAGTATGATTTGGCGAAAGAGAGCAATTCCTATTTATTGGCAAATGCTTGATAAACAAGGGAACAGTACATTGGAAAACCAACAATTAGTATTAACCCCAGTATTCGCTGCCCTATCAGATTATAGCTTGTTGGTACTGGGAGATCGTGAATTTTGTAGTGTTACTCTTGCGAACTGGCTTAGAGAGCAGAAAATAGATTTCTGTTTACGACTGAAAAAGAATGTTTGTATCAAGACTGAAGAGGAATTGTGGACTGAACTGAAAAGGCTAGGATTAGAGCCAGGAAATAGCTTTTTTAATCAAGAAGTAACAATTAGAAAAACTGCACCAGTTGAAGGATTTAACCTAGCAGGTAAATGGCTAGGTAAATATCGAAATATTACCACAAAAGAGCCTTGGTATATTCTGACCAGCTTGGCAGATCTACAAGCAGCAGTTGATACCTATGCTAAAAGATTTGGAATTGAGGAGATGTTTCGAGACTTTAAGGGCGGAGGATATAACTTAGAAAAGACTAATTTAACGGGCGAACGATTGAGCAAATTATTGATTTTGCTATCACTAGCATACTTGAAGAGTATCATCCAAGGGATAGATATCAAATCAAAGCAAGTTCAAGAATATCTCGGCAGAAAAACAGAACATCACCGAAAATATGCTAGACATAGCACTTTCTATATTGGACTCTGGGGTGAATCATGGGTCGATTCAACATCTAGTAATTGGCAGGTTGTTGTTGAATTAATGTCTTTGTCCCCACATAAACTACCTAATTATCAACAAGGCTTGAGAGCTATGAGACTTATCCTATCAGCGTTATAG